The Raphanus sativus cultivar WK10039 chromosome 6, ASM80110v3, whole genome shotgun sequence sequence TGCTGATATCCACAATCTGACCCGCCACAAGCCCTTCCGATCCGACGGCTTTCGCTAGCTCCCCGATCGCCCTAACCACCCTCGCCGGAGCCACCCCCGTCGTCGACGCCAAGTGCTCAAACGCGAACGACAAAAGCGCGTCTCCGGCCAAAACGGCGACGTCTTCGCCGAACACTTTGTGGTTGGTGGGTTTCCCGCGGCGGAGGTCGTCGTTGTCCATACACGGGAGATCGTCGTGGATCAACGACATCGTGTGGATCATCTCCACCGCGCAAGCCGCCGGCAACGCGACGGACTCTTCTCCGCCCACCAGCTCGCACGCGGCGATGCAGAGAACCGGTCTCACACGCTTCCCGCCGGCGAGGAGGGAGTAGCGCATCGCCTCGTGGATCTTGACCGGTTCTCGGAGCGAGACGGCGGAGTCGAGAGCTTGGTTGACGGAGGTAGCTTTACCGATCATGTAAGACATGAAATCGAAACTGAGGCGGCTTTGTGCTTCTTCTTGGTGGAGGATACTGGTGTTACTCTCTTCTCTGACGACTGATAAAGCCGTGAACTTTTGTCGGAGATGGACCGGTGGGGTTTTGAGAAAGCATGTGTTGGACGACCCGGGTACGGATCCGGGTTTTCTGACAGAGTGATGAACACAAGAGCTTAGCTTCACACTGGCCATGGCTTCAATTGGAATTGGTGTTAAGAGTGTGTGAGATTTTGGGTTGGGTACAATAGGTAATGGAATGTGTGGGTACGGAGGTGGTGGAAACAataagagatgatgatgatataagAAAATCTAATATACTAATGTTTTTATAGATTTGCTTTTGTGTTCACTTTATTAGATTTTCACATAATCACTTTGTCTTTTCCTTACCGTTTATGTTTGCTTTTCTTATCTTTAATAGATATGGATACTCGCATCAATCTGTGTAATGCCAGtgacatatttacatgttaGAGATCTAATAAATTTCTGATTTGAGAAAAAAGATCTTCTTAAATCAATCGATTAGCtggaataaataataatttggtaagccatttgaaaaaaaagaaaaaaaaagaaatctaatCTGATCCATTTCTGTCaagatttatctttttaaaaatcttattttcatatCGGAGTACTTAATTTggatttaaattttagtaattaaataaatgaatttaaaacaaaaactaaagaaaaagtcgtctacaaataattatttggctaaaaatataaagaaaaattccATAAATGATCCTAAAAAGTTTCTATCACaaataaaatcttacaaaagtcaaaataaccaaaatatttcattaaatagttacatgatatatttaaattttgattttttaaataatcaaataaaaacgaaacaaactttttttatatAGAGTTGGATTGGTAGATGTCGTAGATTTAACAtttctgttttaaaaattagatcataaatttttattgatcTAATTAGAAGTCATTTTTGTTGCAGAGTTAGTTATATAAAAGTttcaaaacattaaatatagatatggaaaaattaattttgaaaattaatataattattttttcttttggatgttaaatttatatttttattaaaatatagttgGTAAATTAACgttgtttaaaaaaaagatgtgTATAAACATTTATAGCATTTACCAATCCTACAATATTCTTATTCAAAAGTTTACATCTAAAGATACATTTTAACTTTCTAATTGCATGTGAAGTCATATTGTACTTAAGACACAATTCGATGTGTAGTTGGTCTCTTCTACCTTTCATAACTAAGTTTTTCTTAACTACAtcactaatatatatttattttgaaatggttAAATAGACGAACAAAAGAAGTCATATCCTCTCTCTCATATTTACCTTTTCAAATTCATCTCTTTCGATTGATCTTTTAGCTAATTGATTGTATCAAAACTCCGAGTCACCGCCTTGTTCCTCGCGACGAAACGAAGCTGTAAGATCCAACCGCACCTCAAATGCAATCACCGTGAGAAGCTTCACCGAAATTAACctttttccattttcaaataaaattttgattctgTCTCTAAGATCGTTGATCGTATCAAAAAACAAAGATCATCACTGTGTTCCCCTCAATGAAACAAAGCCGTAACCCCGACCATGCCTAATAACCATGAGAAGCTTCGCCAAAATCAATTTTCTCCactttcaaataaatttttcatcTAATCTCTGAAATATCTGATCGTATCAAAAATCTGATACCATCACCGTGTTTCTTTCGATAAAACAAGCCATACCCGTCGACCATGCCTCAAATGGAGCTTGGACGCGCATGTAAGCGCCATGAGAAGCTTTGATAGAATCATCACCAAGTCACCATGGGAACCACTAAAGTCTTTGATAAGTCACAGCCATGACTCGGCGAATCAACTCTGTCATAATCCATCACATTGTTCTATTGAATAATCAATTTACAGATCCAAAGTTTGGTAAAgtctataaaatatttaactgtTTGTGAGGTTTGGTTTGGTGGACTAAATCAACACTAAGAATTTTGAGAATGTATTGGTGTTAGTGTATAGTAATCCACAACAAATATGTCTACATATTTTTCTATCCATAATATACATGTCCATATTTTCATTGTCCACAAGCACTTAACCagtaaatctatttttttatccTTTGTTATGTTTAATATGTTGGTGTTGGTATGTTAATTATCCATAGAATATATGTTTTCGTCCGTATATCTTATGCAACTATGACAAATAACAAGATGCCTATAAAATGTTCGACAAAATGCGTGTGAGAACAACTTGTATATTCATAAATTTGTTTGTCCACAACTAATATGTCCATAATGTATTTCATCTACACTTTTTACGTCCCTGACTCCACGACTTCTACAttcatatgtataaatataaaattattgaagaataaaaaatacatatgaaaATAGATGTTAATATATagagaataaaatattataaatttattgtaaccaattcgtttatttatatattatcagtTTTGAaaaacaagcaaataaagtcaTTCCCAAGAAGCTGGAGGTTCGTCACATGAGGGACTATCGACCGATTTCCTGTTGCAATGTAATCTATAAAGTTATTTCGAAGATTATTGCTAATCGGCTGAAAGAAACTTTACCAGAATTCATTAGTTTAAACCAATCTACTTTCGTCAAGGATAGATTGCTTATCGAAAATCTACTTCTAGCGACATAGCTGGTTAAAGATTACCACAAAGAGTCAATCTCCCAGAGATGTGCAATTAAGATTGATATTTCAAAGGCATTTGACTCTGTGCAGTGGACCTTTCTTCTTAATACACTTGAGGCTATGGATTTCCCTCCGAAGTTTATTCACTGGATCTCGCTGTGCGTTACTACAGCATCCTTCTCAGTTCAGGTGAACGGAGAGCTAGCAGGTTTTTTCAAACGCGAAAGAGGACTACGGCAAGGCTGTGCTCTCTCTCCTTATTTATTCGTCATCAGCATGAACGTCCTTTCTAAACTTCTAGATAAAGCAGCTTTGGACCGCAAAATTGGCTTCCATCCTAAATGCAAGAATCTTGGATTAACCCATCTGAGTTTTGCAGACGATCTTCTTGTCTTTACAGACGGTAAAGTTCGTTCTATTGACAGCATAGTTGCGGTGTTTGATCAATTCGCAAGTATCTCAGGCCTTCGTATCAGCATGGAGAAATCAACAATCTATTATGTTGGTGTGCAGGAAGCAACTCGTGAAGCAATCCAAGCGCAGCATCTCCCTGTTCGTTATCTAGGGCTCCCTCTTCTCACCAACCTCTGCTCGAGCAGATACGGCGACGCATTAATCTATGGACTAATCGTTTCTTATCGATGGCTGGTCGTTTTCAACTAATATGTTCGGTGCTTATGAGTATAACCAATTTTTGGATGTCCTCTTTCCGACTACCAGGAGAATGCCTAAAGGAAATTGATCGCCTTTGCTCAGCCTTCTTGTGGTCAGGCCCTACTCTGAATCCTCGGAAAGCTAAGATATCATGGGAGGTAGTATGTATGACAAAGAAAGAAGGGGGATTAGGCTTAAGGCCACTAAAAGAAGCCAATATGGTCAGCTGCTTGAAACTTGTGTGGCGCCTGACATCACATAAATCTTCATTATGGGTTCAGTGGGTCCGAGAGAATCTGCTTCGGAATGGGAACTTCTGGACTGTGAAGGAAAATACATCCTTAGGCTCCTGGATGTGGCGAAAGCTGCTTAAGTACAGAGACAAAGCTAAAGCTTTTCACCGGATGGATATCCAAAATGGTCTGTCAACTTCATTTTGGTATGATACTTGGACAGACATGGGAAGTTTAATTGATTTGGTAGGACCGAGGGGCTGCATTGAGATGGGTATTAGAGCTACAGCTTCAGTAGCATCTGCTGTAGCTAGACGCAAGCGAACGCACTGGGTTGATCTCTATAACTCTTTTGAAACGGCTTTGGAGAGCCAAAGGCACAAGATGACCGACATAGCAGATGTTGCTTTATGGAAGCATAGTGGAGACATCTATCGGCCAGAATTCAGTACCAAAAGAACATGGAATCTCATTCGACAAGTACATCCTCAGGTCCAATGGCACTCAGGGATTTGGTTTTAACATGCGACCCCAAAATATGCTTTCTGTACCTGGTCAGCTACTCACAATAGACTAACTACAGGTGATCGTATGGCTGCTTGGAACAGTGGTATAAATCCTTTATGCATTTTCTGCAACCAAGAGATAGAAACCCGTGATCACATTTTCTTTGATTGTGTGTTCTCTACGGAAGTGTGGTCCCTCCTAACTAAGGGTCTTCTACGTAACCGGTTCACCAAGATTTGGGGAGAGCTACTCCAACTCGTATCAGACACGACGCTGAACATCAAATCCAGAGCTTTGCTGCGGTACACTTTGCAGGTCTCCGTCCACTCCATATGGAGGGAGAGAAACGAAAGACGTCATGGTGCGACGCCTATGGCCCCCTCTTCTCTGATCAAGATGATTGACAGACAGATCCGTAACTGGTGTCTAACGGTATCAGCTACAGGACACATGAACTATGACACTCTGTTACAACGCTGGTTTGCCGTACGGGCATAACTCTGTTTTTCAAACTTTTTgctcttctgttttttttttctgctaaaCTCAGTAAGAGTTAAACAGAAACACTTAATGTACAAAagttagttttctttgaataaattttacaaatattcaaaaaagaaagaaataaagaaagtgaaataataataataataaataataataataataataataataatataataataataataataataataataataataataataataataataataatatctttttctaaaaaattagataaacaGAAAACACTACCAAAGAACAATCTCTTTTAGCTTTGAAGGAGACATACTCATCTAAAACATTTCGTACGTTCAATGAAAGTGCTTTGCAAAGAAGATTATGTCTTACAAAGTTacaattaaaaagaaagataatgAACTGTCTTATAAAATAATGCATCCATCTTTTCTGTATTACACAATATGTCCTAGATTTTTTTCCGTTAATACACTATCTTTATTCCATTACTAGTTGTTTTCTGGCTCTACGCGCCGGGTTCGCATGTATTATTTTtaggacaagacttaggttcacctcctatggtgaacctttaaattcaccactccacttaaaaccaatcaaaatgacatgtagataattaaattaaaaatgttaaattaatttaaaaaagaaataacatcAAATTTAATGCCGttaactaaaccctaaaccttgaattttaaaatctaaaccaaaacctatactctaaacccaaatcttataccctaaacccaaatcatatttccaaaccaaaattctaaaccctaaatctaaacgttataccctaaacccttcatatatcatataccctaaactcaaaccatatatcctaaacccaaaccatataccctaaacccaaatcttatactctaaacccaaatcgtaaaccataaatccaaatccttaagtttagggtttgggtttaaggtatagaatttaggtttaaggtatgcggtttgagtttagggtataggatttgggtttagagtatagaatttgggtttagggtataggatttgggtttagggcatATGATATATgatggatttagggtataaggtttgaatttaagatttatggtttgggtttaaagtttagaatttgagtttaagatatatggtttggatttaggatataaaatttgagtttagtgtatatatttgagtttagaatttatgatttagggtttggggtttagttAGCATCATTAAAATTGAcattatttctcttttaaactattttttaataatttaatatttttatttaattatctacatagCATTTTGATTAGTATTAAAGaaagtggtgaatttaaaggttcaccatagggggtgaacctaagtcttgtccttatttttaatgaaattacaTGTAAACCAAATTACGGTTTGTGGTGTTGGCGAATGTACTGAAGTTCAAAAACGACGACTGGCaccaatttttatataaactatttagaATACTATATTTGTCGAAGATCTCaaagtatattaattttatttaatgtttgcATCATTTGTTTTGAGATTATTGAATAAGTAAACTGTAAGTAAGTAAAATTATTTACTCTTTAAACATAAAAGTATTTTGCAAATTTTTGTATTAGTTTCTGTTGCTTTAGAAATACTACAACAAATAGATATTATGTTCTTGTATTTTGCAACTGGGTAATTTAAAGATAAACATCTGCTAAATTACTGATTCTCTAAAATCATGCCATATCATTAATGGGACAAATCGTTTCACAGCGGATCCAGAAAATAGTGTAACATGGAGcacaatataaatttatattgtattaaatataatttaataaattaaattaaactatatttttttagtcaataatttttcttaaaatgaataaactatAAGGGAGACAAAATTTTGCAGttttaaatattcaattttcaataatatcataaaataatatatgcaCACAGTAATTTCATTGTATAGAAATACTccttttagttttaatagtttaccttaagcattaaaaataaatttaaaacaattgtCAAGGttaaattctaataaattatgagtttttcaaaataaatatttaaaatgattgaaatattataaattggttaccatttttcaaaaatacttgcaaataaaaatacccgaacatTTAGGTTTGTGGattattgtttatgatttagtatTTAAAGTGTGAGGTagaatttgtatatttttataaatgatttaaaagaGTTAGGTTAGTCATCTTATCACAAATTTGAGATATGTATGAAAATTGtcatttttaaaagtaaatttgaaaAGTAGAATCAAGTGGTATAATTAGAATTtcttatattaataaaaaataaaacagttaTAAAAGAATAGTTTTAGGgtgtaaaatcaaaataaaatattttatggaatagtaattaaaaatatgtagaaaaaattaagaatagAAGCACAattaggggtgtcaaaatgagctaGTTCACTCAGATCAGTTCAACTCATAGTAAGCTCGGTTCTTTCATGAGTTAACTCAACTcagctcatttattatatgagctTCAATATGTAAACTCGAACTCAGATCATCTAAATCATAAGTTAAATGAGATAACTTGTGAtctaacacaaaataataataataaaataaaattaaatagtgATAAAATAACTTCTGCTATAGCTAGACGCAAGCGAACGCACTGGGTTGATCTCTATAACTCTTTTGAAACGGCTTGGAGAGCCAAAGGCACAAGATGACAGACAGAGCAGATGTTGCTTTATGGAAGCATAGTGGAGACATCTATCGGCCAGAATTCAGTACCAAAAGAACATGGAATCTCATTCGACAAGTACATCCTCAGGTCCAATGGCACTCAGGGATTTGGTTTCAACATGCGACCCCAAAATATGTTTTCTGTACCTGGTCAGCTACTCACAATAGACTAACTACAGGTGATCGTATGGCTGCTTGGAACAGTGGTATAAATCCTTTATGCATTTTCTGCAACCAAGAGATAGAAACCCGTGATCACATTTTCTTTGATTGTGTGTTCTCTACGGAAGTGTGGTCCCTCCTAACTAAGGGTCTTCTACGTAACCGGTTCACCAAGATTTGGGGAGAGCTACTCCAACTCGTATCGGACACGACGCTGGACATCAAATCCAGAGCTTTGCTGCGGTACACTTTGCAGGTCTCCGTCCACTTCATATGGAGGGAGAGAAACGAAAGACGTCATGGTGCGACGCCTATGGCCCCCTCCTCTCTGATCAAGATGATTGACAGACAGATCCGTAACTGGTGTCTAACGGTATCAGCTACAGGACACAAGAACTATGACACTCTGTTACAACGCTGGTTTGCCGTACGGGCATAACTCTGTTTTTCAAACTTTTTgctcttctgtttttttttttgctaaactcaGTAAGAGTTAAACAGAAACACTTAATGTACAAAagttagttttctttgaataaattttacaaatattcaaaaaagaaagaaataaagaagtgaaataataataataataataataataataataataataataataataataataatatctttttctaaaaaattagataaacaGAAAACACTACCAAAAGAACAATCTCTTTTAGCTTTGAAGGAGACATACTCATCTAAAACATTTCGTACGTTCAATGAAAGTGCTTTGCAAAGAAGATTATGTCTTACAAAGTTacaattaaaaagaaagataatgAACTGTCTTATAAAATAATGCATCCATCTTTTCTGTATTACACAATATGTCCTAGATTTTTTTCCGTTAATACACTATCTTTATTCCATTACTAGTTGTTTTCTGGCTCTACGCGCCAGGTTCGCATGTATTATTTTtaggacaagacttaggttcagcccctatggtgaacctttaaattcatcactccacttaaaaccaatcaaaatgacatgtagataattaaattaaaaatgttaaattaatttaaaaaaagaaataacatcAAATTTAATGCCGTtaactaaatcctaaaccttgaattttaaaatctaaaccaaaacctatactctaaacccaaatcttataccctaaacccaaatcatatttccaaaccaaaattctaaaccctaaatctaaacgttataccctaaacccttcatatatcatataccctaaacccaaaccatatatcctaaacccaaaccatataccctaaacccaaatcttatactctaaacccaaatcgtaaaccataaatccaaatccttaagtttagggtttgggtttaaggtatagaatttaggtttaaggtatgcggtttgagtttagggtataagatttgggtttagagtataaaatttgggtttagggtataggatttgggtttagggcatATGATATATgatggatttagggtataaggtttgaatttaagatttatggttagggtttaaagtttagaatttgagtttaggatatatggtttggatttaggatataaaatttgagtttagtgtatatatttgggtttagaatttatgatttagggtttggggtttagttAGCATCATTAAAATTGAcattatttctcttttaaactactttttaataatttaatattttttatttaattatctacatagCATTTTGATTAGTATTAAAGAAactggtgaatttaaaggttcaccataggaggtgaacctaagttttgtccttatttttaatgaaattacaTGTAAACCAAATTACGGTTTGTGGTGTTGGCGAATGTACTGAAGTTCAAAAACGACGACTGGCaccaatttttatataaactatttagaATACAATATTTGTCGAAGATCTCaaagtatattaattttatttaatgtttgcATCATTTGTTTTGAGATTATTGAATAAGTAAACTGTAAGTAAGTAAAATTATTTACTCTTTAAACATAAAAGTATTTTGCAAATTTTTGTATTAGTTTCTGTTGCTTTAGAAATACTACAACAAATAGATATTATGTTCTTGTATTTTGCAACTGGGTAATTTAAAGATAAACATCTGCTAAATTACTGATTCTCTAAAATCATGCCATATCATTAATGGGACAAATCGTTTCACAGCGGATCCAGAAAATAGTGTAACATGGAGcacaatataaatttatattgtattaaatataatttaataaattaaattaaactatatttttttataaaacattagtcaataatttttcttaaaatgaataaactatAAGGGAGACAAAATTTTGCAGttttaaatattcaattttcaataatatcataaaataatatatgcaCACAGTAATTTCATTGTATAGAAATATTccttttagttttaatagtttaccttaagcattaaaaataaatttaaaacaattgtCAAGGttaaattctaataaattatgagtttttcaaattaaatatttaaaatgattgaaatattataaattggttaccatttttcaaaaatacttgcaaataaaaatacccgaacatTTAGGTTTGTGGattattgtttatgatttagtatTTAAAGTGTGAGGTagaatttgtatatttttataaatgatttaaaagaGTTAGGTTAGTCATCTTATCACAAATTTGAGATATGTATGAAAATTGtcatttttaaaagtaaatttgaaaAGTAGAATCAAGTGGTATAATTAGAATTtcttatattaataaaaaataaaacagttaTAAAAGAATAGTTTTAGGgtgtaaaatcaaaataaaatattttatggaatagtaattaaaaatatgtagaaaaaattaagaatagAAGCACAattaggggtgtcaaaatgagctaGTTCACTCAGATCAGTTCTACTCATAGTAAGCTCGGTTCTTTCATGAGTTAACTCAACTcagctcatttattatatgagctTCAATATGTAAGCTCGAACTCAGATCATCTAAATCATAAGTTAAATGAGATAACTTGTGAtctaacacaaaataataataataaaataaaattaaatagtgataaaataacttctataatattattcaaaattaaatattaaaaaatccaaaacataaatatt is a genomic window containing:
- the LOC108805965 gene encoding geranylgeranyl pyrophosphate synthase 7, chloroplastic; the protein is MASVKLSSCVHHSVRKPGSVPGSSNTCFLKTPPVHLRQKFTALSVVREESNTSILHQEEAQSRLSFDFMSYMIGKATSVNQALDSAVSLREPVKIHEAMRYSLLAGGKRVRPVLCIAACELVGGEESVALPAACAVEMIHTMSLIHDDLPCMDNDDLRRGKPTNHKVFGEDVAVLAGDALLSFAFEHLASTTGVAPARVVRAIGELAKAVGSEGLVAGQIVDISSEGMDSNDVGLELLEFIHVHKTAVLLEAATVLGAIVGGGSDEEIEKLRKFARCIGLMFQVVDDILDVTKSSEELGKTAGKDLVADKLTYPKLMGLEKSKEFAERLMRDAQEQLQGFDSKKVEPLLALANYIATRQN
- the LOC130495667 gene encoding uncharacterized protein LOC130495667; translation: MTDRADVALWKHSGDIYRPEFSTKRTWNLIRQVHPQVQWHSGIWFQHATPKYVFCTWSATHNRLTTGDRMAAWNSGINPLCIFCNQEIETRDHIFFDCVFSTEVWSLLTKGLLRNRFTKIWGELLQLVSDTTLDIKSRALLRYTLQVSVHFIWRERNERRHGATPMAPSSLIKMIDRQIRNWCLTVSATGHKNYDTLLQRWFAVRA